One Chromobacterium paludis genomic window carries:
- the secG gene encoding preprotein translocase subunit SecG — translation MELLKTLIWIVNLLSAVSIIVLVLMQHGKGADMGAAFGSGSSGSLFGASGSANFLSRSTAVAAVIFFSTAMGLVYLSGGGKHDLGVMGGKIEQAVPQIPAGAPNKNASGPASKIPE, via the coding sequence ATGGAACTTCTCAAGACGCTTATTTGGATTGTCAACTTACTGTCCGCGGTAAGTATCATCGTCCTTGTTTTGATGCAGCACGGCAAGGGTGCTGACATGGGTGCGGCCTTTGGTAGCGGCTCATCCGGCAGTCTCTTTGGTGCGTCTGGTTCCGCGAATTTCCTGAGTAGAAGCACTGCGGTAGCCGCGGTGATCTTCTTCTCTACTGCCATGGGTCTCGTGTATCTTTCCGGGGGCGGAAAGCACGACCTTGGCGTCATGGGTGGAAAGATTGAGCAGGCAGTGCCGCAAATCCCGGCAGGCGCGCCTAATAAAAATGCTTCCGGACCTGCTTCCAAGATCCCGGAGTAA
- the pstA gene encoding phosphate ABC transporter permease PstA gives MTDALPNAAASGGLKMDSAIYRRRRLTNKLTMTVSMLTMAFGLFWLFWILITLLQHGLSGINWQVFTVSTPPPGSTGGLANAIYGSLLMTTFGTLFGTPIGILAGIYLAEFGQRGWLAPATRFINDILLSAPSIVIGLFIYEVYVVSVGHFSGWAGSFALSILVIPVVVRTTENMLRLVPNSLREAAAALGAPQWKVTLYVTLRSAKAGVLTGILLAVARISGETAPLLFTALNNQFFNSNMNQPMANLPIVIFQFAMSPYEDWHTLAWAGSLLITFSVLTLNIVARWMGGQKNQSH, from the coding sequence ATGACTGACGCCCTGCCTAACGCTGCCGCGTCCGGCGGCCTGAAGATGGACAGCGCCATCTATCGCCGCCGCCGGCTGACCAACAAGCTGACCATGACAGTTTCCATGCTGACCATGGCCTTTGGTCTGTTCTGGCTGTTCTGGATTTTGATCACCCTGCTGCAACACGGCCTGTCCGGCATCAACTGGCAGGTGTTCACCGTCAGCACGCCGCCGCCGGGCAGCACCGGCGGCCTGGCCAACGCCATCTACGGCAGCTTGTTGATGACCACCTTCGGCACCCTGTTCGGCACCCCCATCGGCATCCTGGCCGGCATTTACCTGGCCGAGTTCGGCCAGCGCGGCTGGCTGGCCCCGGCGACGCGCTTCATCAACGACATCCTGCTGTCGGCGCCGTCCATCGTGATCGGCCTGTTCATCTATGAAGTGTATGTCGTCTCGGTCGGCCACTTTTCCGGCTGGGCCGGCTCCTTCGCCCTGTCCATCCTGGTGATCCCGGTGGTGGTGCGCACTACGGAAAACATGCTGCGCCTGGTGCCCAACAGCCTGCGCGAAGCCGCCGCCGCCCTGGGCGCGCCGCAATGGAAGGTGACGCTGTACGTGACGCTGCGCTCGGCCAAGGCCGGCGTGCTGACCGGTATTCTGCTGGCCGTGGCGCGCATTTCCGGCGAAACCGCGCCGCTGCTGTTCACCGCGCTGAACAACCAGTTCTTCAACAGCAATATGAACCAGCCGATGGCCAACCTGCCCATCGTGATCTTCCAGTTCGCGATGAGTCCGTACGAAGACTGGCACACCCTGGCCTGGGCTGGCTCGCTGCTGATCACCTTCAGCGTGCTCACTCTGAACATCGTCGCCCGCTGGATGGGCGGCCAAAAGAATCAATCGCATTAA
- the nuoF gene encoding NADH-quinone oxidoreductase subunit NuoF: MAVFANGVIFDGVDTAQPDCWRLDAYVARGGYQALRRILDSKMTQEDVIAEVKNSGLRGRGGAGFPTGLKWSFMPRSFPGDKYVVCNTDEGEPGTFKDRDIIRYNPHSLIEGMIIAGYAMGTKAGYNYIHGEIFEDYVLFEEALEEARKAGFLGQNILGSGFNFELYAHHGYGAYICGEETALLESLEGKKGQPRFKPPFPASFGLYGKPTTINNTESFASVPFIIRDGAQTFLEKGKPNNGGTKLFSVSGHVNRPGNYEIALGTPFSELLEMAGGMRDGKKLKAVIPGGSSAPVLTGDIMMQCTMDYDSIAKAGSMLGSGAVIVMNEDVCMVKALERLAYFYHEESCGQCTPCREGTGWLYKVIHRIANGQGRKGDLELLDSVGNNMAGRTICALADAAVFPVRSFTKHFRNEFEYAIEHGKTLVDHKWC, from the coding sequence ATGGCTGTCTTCGCTAATGGCGTGATTTTCGACGGCGTCGACACCGCCCAGCCTGATTGCTGGCGTCTGGACGCCTATGTGGCCCGCGGCGGCTATCAGGCGCTGCGCCGCATCCTCGACTCCAAGATGACGCAGGAAGACGTGATCGCGGAAGTGAAGAACTCCGGCCTGCGCGGCCGCGGCGGCGCGGGTTTCCCGACCGGCCTGAAATGGAGCTTCATGCCGCGCTCGTTTCCGGGCGACAAGTACGTCGTCTGCAACACGGACGAGGGCGAGCCGGGCACCTTCAAGGACCGCGACATCATCCGCTACAACCCGCACTCCCTGATCGAGGGCATGATCATCGCCGGTTACGCGATGGGCACCAAGGCGGGTTACAACTACATCCACGGCGAGATCTTCGAAGACTACGTGTTGTTCGAGGAAGCGCTGGAAGAGGCGCGCAAGGCGGGTTTCCTGGGCCAGAACATCCTGGGCTCCGGCTTCAACTTCGAGCTCTACGCCCACCATGGCTACGGCGCCTACATCTGCGGCGAAGAAACCGCGCTGCTGGAGTCGCTGGAAGGCAAGAAGGGCCAGCCGCGCTTCAAGCCGCCGTTCCCGGCCAGCTTTGGCCTGTACGGCAAGCCGACCACCATCAACAACACCGAATCGTTCGCCTCGGTGCCGTTCATCATCCGCGACGGCGCGCAAACCTTCCTGGAGAAGGGCAAGCCGAACAACGGCGGCACCAAGCTGTTCTCGGTTTCCGGCCACGTCAACCGTCCGGGCAACTACGAGATCGCGCTGGGCACGCCGTTCTCCGAGCTGCTGGAAATGGCCGGCGGCATGCGCGACGGCAAGAAGCTGAAGGCGGTGATTCCGGGCGGTTCCTCCGCGCCGGTGCTGACCGGCGACATCATGATGCAATGCACCATGGACTACGATAGCATCGCCAAGGCTGGCTCCATGCTGGGTTCGGGCGCCGTGATCGTGATGAACGAGGACGTGTGCATGGTCAAGGCGCTGGAGCGTCTGGCCTATTTCTACCACGAAGAATCCTGCGGCCAGTGCACGCCGTGCCGCGAAGGCACCGGCTGGCTGTACAAGGTCATCCACCGCATCGCCAACGGCCAAGGCCGCAAGGGCGATCTGGAGCTTCTGGATTCCGTGGGCAACAATATGGCCGGCCGCACCATCTGCGCGCTGGCCGATGCCGCGGTGTTCCCGGTTCGCAGTTTCACCAAGCATTTCCGCAATGAGTTCGAGTACGCGATCGAACACGGAAAGACCTTGGTGGATCACAAATGGTGTTGA
- a CDS encoding NADH-quinone oxidoreductase subunit C, with amino-acid sequence MASKKMEALGSVVAAALGDKLVRSTLALDELTIVCKASDLLSVAQTLRDHADLAFEQCIDICGMDYSAYRDEPWDGPRFAAVYHLLSVKLNHRIRLRVFAEDDAFPVIPSVNDIWNAANWFEREAFDLYGIVFEGHPDLRRLLTDYGFVGHPFRKDFPLSGHVEMRYDPTQQRVIYQPVTIEPREITPRIIREENYGG; translated from the coding sequence ATGGCCTCCAAAAAAATGGAAGCGTTGGGTTCGGTCGTTGCCGCCGCGCTGGGCGACAAGCTCGTGCGCAGCACGCTGGCCCTGGATGAGCTGACCATCGTCTGCAAGGCGTCCGATCTGCTGTCCGTCGCGCAAACCTTGCGCGACCACGCCGACCTCGCCTTCGAACAATGCATCGACATTTGCGGCATGGACTACAGCGCCTACCGCGACGAGCCGTGGGACGGTCCGCGCTTCGCCGCCGTGTACCATCTGCTGTCCGTCAAGCTGAACCACCGCATCCGTCTGCGCGTCTTCGCCGAGGACGACGCCTTCCCGGTGATCCCATCGGTCAACGATATCTGGAATGCCGCCAACTGGTTCGAACGCGAAGCGTTCGACCTGTACGGCATCGTTTTCGAAGGCCACCCCGACCTGCGCCGTCTGCTGACCGACTACGGTTTCGTCGGCCATCCGTTCCGCAAGGACTTCCCGCTGTCCGGCCATGTGGAAATGCGTTACGACCCGACCCAGCAGCGCGTGATCTACCAGCCTGTCACCATCGAACCGCGCGAAATCACTCCGCGCATCATTCGCGAGGAGAACTACGGTGGCTGA
- the pstS gene encoding phosphate ABC transporter substrate-binding protein PstS, whose translation MKQSVRLVAALGSVLIAGSVYAADITGAGATFPYPLYAKWAANYKGVSGNNMNYQSIGSGGGIKQIQSKTVDFGASDMPLKPEVLEQSGLTQFPTVMGGVVPVYNIPGIAAGQIKLTGPLLADIYLGKISKWNDPALTKLNPGVKLPDQRISVVRRSDGSGTTFIFTNYLSKISPEWAKEVGSNTSVSWKGSSVGGKGNEGVANYVSRIKGSIGYVEYAYAKQNKLSYALLENQAGVFVKPEEGSFKAAAANADWKKAPGFYLLLTNQPGKASWPIAGATFILMHKKQDKPGQATEVLKYFDWAYKNGDKTAQELDYIPMPDNVKGIIRASWKQITDGSGKTVWN comes from the coding sequence ATGAAACAGTCCGTACGCCTTGTTGCAGCTCTTGGTTCTGTACTGATCGCAGGCTCGGTTTACGCAGCCGATATCACCGGCGCAGGCGCGACCTTCCCCTACCCTCTGTACGCCAAGTGGGCCGCCAATTACAAAGGCGTTTCCGGCAATAACATGAACTACCAGTCCATCGGCTCCGGCGGCGGCATCAAGCAGATCCAGTCCAAGACCGTGGACTTCGGCGCCTCCGACATGCCGCTGAAACCGGAAGTGCTGGAACAATCGGGCCTGACTCAGTTCCCGACCGTGATGGGCGGCGTGGTGCCGGTCTATAACATTCCGGGCATCGCCGCCGGCCAGATCAAGCTCACCGGCCCGCTGCTGGCCGACATCTACCTGGGCAAGATCAGCAAGTGGAACGACCCGGCCCTGACCAAGCTGAACCCCGGCGTGAAGCTGCCTGACCAGCGCATCTCCGTGGTGCGCCGCTCCGATGGCTCCGGCACCACCTTCATCTTCACCAACTACCTGTCCAAGATTTCGCCGGAATGGGCCAAGGAAGTCGGCTCCAACACCTCCGTCAGCTGGAAGGGCAGCTCGGTGGGCGGCAAGGGCAATGAAGGCGTGGCCAACTACGTGTCCCGCATCAAGGGCTCCATCGGTTACGTGGAATACGCCTACGCCAAGCAGAACAAGCTGAGCTACGCTCTGCTGGAAAACCAGGCCGGCGTGTTCGTGAAGCCGGAAGAAGGCTCCTTCAAGGCCGCCGCCGCCAACGCCGACTGGAAGAAGGCACCGGGCTTCTACCTGCTGCTGACCAACCAACCGGGCAAGGCCAGCTGGCCGATCGCCGGCGCCACCTTCATCCTGATGCACAAGAAGCAGGACAAGCCGGGCCAAGCCACCGAAGTGCTGAAGTACTTCGACTGGGCGTACAAGAACGGCGACAAGACCGCGCAAGAGCTGGACTACATCCCGATGCCGGACAATGTGAAGGGCATCATCCGCGCCAGCTGGAAGCAAATCACCGACGGCAGCGGCAAGACCGTCTGGAACTAA
- the pstC gene encoding phosphate ABC transporter permease subunit PstC produces the protein MQKLNQHRQLGIQLLLDKLFRVTTRSFAFLVLALLVGILISLLIGALPTIHHFGWGFLASAEWDPVQEKFGAVVPIFGTLVTSLIALLIGVPVSFGIALFLTELCPTWLKRPLGIAIELLAGIPSIIYGMWGLFVFAPFFSDHIQPWLIDNLGDVPLIGFLFQGAPIGIGLFTAGLILAIMVIPFIASVMRDVFEVVPVMLKESAYGLGSTTWEVVRHVVLPYTKTGVVGGIMLGLGRALGETMAVTFVIGNSSRFTSSLFEPGNSIASSLANEFAEANGDLYIGSLIELGLILFFITFVVLACSKLLLLRLKKQEGKPS, from the coding sequence ATGCAAAAATTGAATCAACATCGGCAGCTGGGCATTCAGCTGCTGCTGGACAAACTGTTCCGTGTGACCACCCGCAGCTTCGCCTTCCTGGTGCTGGCGCTGCTGGTGGGCATCCTTATTTCCTTGCTGATCGGCGCGCTGCCGACCATCCATCATTTCGGCTGGGGCTTTCTGGCCAGCGCCGAATGGGATCCGGTGCAGGAAAAATTCGGCGCCGTGGTACCCATCTTCGGCACCCTGGTCACCTCGTTGATCGCCCTGCTGATCGGCGTGCCGGTCAGCTTTGGCATTGCGCTGTTTCTGACTGAGCTGTGCCCCACCTGGCTGAAACGGCCGCTGGGCATCGCCATCGAACTGCTGGCCGGCATTCCGTCCATCATCTACGGCATGTGGGGCCTGTTCGTGTTCGCGCCCTTCTTCTCCGACCATATCCAGCCCTGGCTGATCGACAATCTGGGCGACGTGCCGCTGATCGGCTTCCTGTTCCAGGGCGCGCCGATAGGCATAGGCCTGTTCACCGCCGGCCTGATCCTGGCCATCATGGTGATTCCCTTCATCGCGTCGGTGATGCGCGACGTGTTCGAGGTGGTGCCGGTGATGCTGAAGGAATCGGCCTACGGCCTGGGCTCCACCACCTGGGAAGTGGTGCGCCACGTGGTGCTGCCTTACACCAAGACCGGCGTCGTCGGCGGCATCATGCTCGGCTTGGGCCGCGCGCTGGGCGAAACGATGGCCGTGACCTTCGTCATCGGCAACTCCTCGCGCTTCACCTCCAGCCTGTTCGAACCCGGCAACTCCATCGCCTCCTCGCTGGCCAATGAATTCGCCGAGGCCAACGGCGACTTGTACATCGGATCGCTGATCGAACTGGGCCTGATCCTGTTCTTCATCACCTTCGTGGTACTGGCCTGCTCCAAGCTGCTGCTGCTGCGCCTGAAGAAGCAGGAAGGCAAGCCTTCCTGA
- a CDS encoding NADH-quinone oxidoreductase subunit A, producing the protein MLQNYFPILMFVIVGLLVGVGPIVLGKLLAPNRPDAEKLSPYECGFEAFEDARMKFDVRYYLIAILFILFDLEIAFLFPWAVVLKDLGVYGLGVMVEFLAVLTLGFVYMWKKGALEWE; encoded by the coding sequence ATGCTGCAAAACTACTTTCCCATTCTGATGTTTGTCATCGTCGGACTTCTGGTCGGCGTGGGCCCTATCGTCTTGGGCAAACTGCTGGCGCCGAATCGTCCTGATGCTGAAAAACTTTCTCCATACGAATGCGGCTTCGAGGCCTTCGAAGATGCCCGCATGAAGTTTGACGTCCGCTATTACCTGATCGCCATTCTCTTCATCCTGTTCGACCTGGAAATCGCATTCCTGTTTCCGTGGGCCGTGGTGCTGAAGGATCTGGGCGTCTATGGTTTGGGCGTGATGGTCGAGTTTCTGGCCGTGCTGACGCTCGGTTTCGTCTACATGTGGAAGAAGGGAGCTCTGGAATGGGAGTAG
- the tpiA gene encoding triose-phosphate isomerase, with amino-acid sequence MTAKLVIGNWKMNTRLDSARALAEALLKDATTNREGVGVAAPAVYLAALAEQLKGGKIALSSQDVSRFDADGAFTGETSAAMLADVGCRYALVGHSERRQYFGEDNAALLAKMRHAIAAGVAPVLCVGETLEQREAGSYKEVVAEQLSVLSEVEGDYVIAYEPVWAIGTGKVASLEQIAEIHAFIKNWCLQNAAASDKIRVLYGGSVKAENAEAILATKNVDGALVGGASLDAGSFRVICQAAGKLI; translated from the coding sequence ATGACCGCCAAGCTGGTGATAGGCAACTGGAAAATGAATACCCGTTTGGACAGCGCGCGCGCGCTGGCCGAAGCGTTGTTGAAGGATGCAACCACCAACCGCGAAGGTGTCGGCGTTGCCGCTCCAGCAGTCTATCTGGCCGCACTGGCCGAGCAGCTGAAGGGCGGCAAGATCGCCTTGTCGTCCCAGGATGTCAGCCGTTTCGACGCTGACGGTGCCTTTACCGGCGAAACCAGCGCCGCCATGCTGGCCGACGTGGGCTGTCGCTACGCGCTGGTGGGCCACTCCGAGCGCCGCCAGTATTTCGGAGAGGACAACGCGGCCTTGCTGGCCAAGATGCGCCATGCCATCGCCGCAGGTGTCGCGCCGGTGCTATGCGTGGGGGAAACGCTGGAACAACGCGAGGCGGGCAGCTATAAGGAAGTGGTTGCCGAGCAATTGTCCGTGCTGAGCGAAGTGGAAGGTGACTACGTCATCGCCTACGAACCGGTCTGGGCGATTGGCACCGGCAAGGTGGCGTCACTGGAGCAGATTGCCGAAATCCATGCCTTCATCAAAAACTGGTGCTTGCAAAACGCTGCGGCCTCCGATAAGATTCGCGTCCTCTACGGCGGCAGTGTCAAAGCAGAGAATGCCGAAGCGATTCTGGCGACGAAAAACGTCGACGGAGCATTGGTCGGAGGGGCCTCGCTGGACGCCGGTTCATTCAGAGTGATTTGCCAAGCCGCAGGAAAATTGATATAG
- a CDS encoding NuoB/complex I 20 kDa subunit family protein: MGVEGILEKGFVTTTADKLINYTRTGSLWPMTFGLACCAVEMMHAGAARYDLDRFGIVFRPSPRQSDLMIVAGTLCNKMAPALRKVYDQMAEPRWVISMGSCANGGGYYHYSYSVVRGCDRIVPVDVYVPGCPPTAEALLYGIIQLQNKIKRTNTIAR, from the coding sequence ATGGGAGTAGAAGGGATTCTGGAGAAAGGCTTCGTCACCACGACAGCCGATAAGCTTATCAACTATACCCGCACCGGCTCGCTGTGGCCGATGACCTTCGGCCTGGCCTGTTGCGCGGTGGAAATGATGCATGCCGGCGCGGCGCGTTACGACCTGGACCGCTTCGGCATCGTGTTCCGGCCCAGTCCGCGCCAGTCCGACCTGATGATCGTCGCCGGCACGCTGTGCAACAAGATGGCGCCCGCCCTGCGCAAGGTATACGACCAGATGGCCGAACCTCGCTGGGTGATCTCGATGGGCTCCTGTGCCAACGGCGGCGGCTACTATCATTACTCCTATTCCGTTGTTCGCGGCTGCGATCGCATCGTGCCGGTGGATGTCTACGTGCCGGGCTGTCCTCCGACCGCCGAGGCGCTGCTGTACGGCATCATCCAGCTGCAGAACAAGATCAAGCGTACCAACACCATCGCCCGCTAA
- the nuoE gene encoding NADH-quinone oxidoreductase subunit NuoE: MLSAQSLALIDREVAKYPADQKRSAVMGALRIALDERRATGETPEARCLNKDVIEFVADYLGIAPVAAYEVATFYNMYDMKPVGKYKITVCTNLPCALSGGVNAAEYISKKLGIAIGETSADGMYTLLEGECMGACGDAPVLLVNNHKMCSFMTPAAIDKKLAELK, translated from the coding sequence ATGCTGTCCGCACAATCGCTAGCCTTGATCGACCGCGAGGTCGCCAAATACCCGGCCGACCAGAAGCGCTCTGCAGTCATGGGCGCCCTGCGCATCGCGCTGGACGAGCGGCGCGCCACCGGTGAAACCCCGGAAGCGCGCTGCCTGAACAAGGACGTGATCGAGTTCGTCGCCGACTACCTGGGCATCGCCCCGGTGGCCGCCTACGAAGTCGCCACGTTCTACAACATGTACGACATGAAGCCGGTGGGCAAATACAAGATCACCGTCTGCACCAACTTGCCCTGTGCGTTGTCCGGCGGCGTCAATGCCGCGGAGTACATCTCGAAGAAGCTGGGCATCGCCATCGGCGAAACCAGCGCCGACGGCATGTACACCCTGCTGGAAGGCGAATGCATGGGCGCCTGCGGCGACGCGCCGGTCTTGCTGGTGAACAACCACAAGATGTGCAGCTTCATGACGCCCGCAGCAATCGATAAAAAACTGGCGGAGTTGAAATAA
- a CDS encoding NADH-quinone oxidoreductase subunit D codes for MAEIRNYTLNFGPQHPAAHGVLRLVLELDGEVVQRADPHIGLLHRGTEKLAESKTFIQSLPYMDRLDYVSMMCNEHAYCLAIEKLMGIEVPERAQYIRVMFAEITRVLNHLLWIGAHALDIGAMTMFLYAFREREDLMDCYEAVSGARMHAAYFRPGGVYRDLPDSMPQYTVSKIKNAKELARLNEGRKGSMLDFISDFTDRFPGYIDEYETLLTDNRIWKQRTVGIGVVTAERALNLGMTGPMLRGSGIAWDLRKTQPYDVYDKMDFDVPVGVTGDCYDRYLVRVEEMRQSNRIIQQCVAWLRANPGPVITDNHKVAPPSREGMKSNMEDLIHHFKLFTEGMHVPEGEAYAAVEHPKGEFGIYLVSDGANKPYRLKIRAPGYVHLAALDEMAKGHMIADVVAIIGTQDIVFGEIDR; via the coding sequence GTGGCTGAGATCCGTAACTACACCCTGAACTTCGGCCCGCAGCACCCGGCCGCGCACGGCGTGCTGCGTCTGGTGCTGGAGCTGGACGGCGAAGTCGTCCAGCGCGCCGATCCGCACATCGGCCTGCTGCATCGCGGTACCGAGAAGCTGGCCGAGAGCAAGACCTTCATCCAGTCGCTGCCGTATATGGACCGTCTCGACTACGTGTCCATGATGTGCAACGAGCATGCCTACTGCCTGGCCATCGAAAAACTGATGGGCATCGAGGTGCCGGAGCGCGCGCAATACATCCGCGTGATGTTCGCCGAGATCACCCGCGTGCTGAACCACCTGCTGTGGATCGGCGCCCACGCGCTGGACATCGGCGCGATGACCATGTTCCTGTACGCCTTCCGCGAGCGCGAAGACTTGATGGACTGCTACGAGGCGGTGTCCGGCGCGCGCATGCACGCGGCTTACTTCCGTCCGGGCGGCGTGTATCGCGATCTGCCGGACAGCATGCCGCAGTACACCGTGTCCAAGATCAAGAACGCCAAGGAATTGGCGCGCCTGAACGAGGGCCGCAAGGGCTCGATGCTGGACTTCATCAGCGACTTCACCGATCGCTTCCCGGGCTATATCGACGAATACGAAACCCTGCTGACCGATAACCGCATCTGGAAGCAGCGTACCGTTGGCATCGGCGTGGTGACGGCCGAGCGCGCGTTGAACCTGGGCATGACCGGCCCGATGCTGCGCGGTTCCGGCATCGCCTGGGACTTGCGCAAGACCCAGCCGTACGACGTGTACGACAAGATGGACTTCGACGTGCCGGTGGGCGTGACGGGCGACTGCTACGACCGCTATCTGGTGCGCGTGGAAGAGATGCGCCAGTCCAACCGCATCATCCAGCAGTGCGTGGCCTGGCTGCGCGCCAATCCGGGGCCGGTGATCACCGACAACCACAAGGTGGCGCCGCCTTCGCGCGAAGGCATGAAGTCCAATATGGAAGACCTGATCCACCACTTCAAGCTGTTCACCGAAGGCATGCACGTGCCGGAAGGCGAAGCTTACGCGGCGGTGGAACACCCGAAGGGCGAATTCGGCATCTATCTGGTGTCCGACGGCGCCAACAAACCGTACCGTCTGAAGATCCGCGCGCCGGGCTATGTCCACTTGGCCGCGCTGGACGAAATGGCCAAGGGTCATATGATCGCCGACGTCGTGGCCATCATCGGTACGCAGGATATCGTGTTTGGGGAGATTGACCGCTGA